A section of the Rhizobium sp. BG4 genome encodes:
- the gltX gene encoding glutamate--tRNA ligase, giving the protein MTASGVRVRIAPSPTGEPHVGTAYIALFNYLFAKKNGGEFILRIEDTDATRSTPEFEQKVLDALKWCGLEWKEGPDIGGPYGPYRQSDRKDIYTPYGQELLDKGHAFRCFCTPERLEQMREAQRAAGKAPKYDGLCLKYSAEEVSAKMAAGESSVIRMKIPTEGSCDFNDGVYGDVSIPWDSVDMQVLIKGDGMPTYHMANVIDDHLMKITHVARGEEWLASVPKHILLYRYFGWEQPVFMHLSLMRNADKSKLSKRKNPTSISYYSALGYIPEALMNFLGLFFVQIAEGEELLTMDELSDKFDPENLSKAGAIFDIQKLDWLNGRWIREKLSGDEFQARVLTWAMENDRLKAGLRLSQSRISKLGELPELAGFLLKSDLGLDPSAFAKIKSPPEEILEILNTVQPDLEKILEWNVETIEAELRAIADRMGKKLKVVVAPLFVAVSGSSRSLPLFDSMAILGRSVVRQRLKLASQAVASLVGPKN; this is encoded by the coding sequence ATGACAGCTTCCGGCGTCCGCGTCCGCATTGCTCCCTCGCCGACCGGCGAGCCGCATGTCGGCACCGCTTATATCGCACTCTTCAACTATCTTTTCGCCAAGAAGAACGGCGGCGAGTTCATCCTGCGTATCGAAGATACCGATGCAACGCGCTCTACCCCGGAATTCGAGCAGAAGGTGCTGGACGCCCTGAAGTGGTGCGGGCTCGAATGGAAGGAAGGCCCGGATATCGGCGGCCCCTACGGCCCCTATCGTCAGTCCGACCGCAAGGACATCTACACGCCCTACGGCCAGGAACTGCTGGACAAGGGCCATGCCTTCCGCTGTTTCTGCACCCCCGAGCGCCTGGAACAGATGCGCGAAGCCCAGCGTGCCGCCGGCAAGGCGCCGAAATATGACGGCCTCTGCCTGAAATATTCGGCCGAGGAAGTCAGCGCCAAGATGGCAGCGGGCGAAAGCTCCGTCATCCGCATGAAGATCCCGACCGAAGGCTCCTGCGATTTCAACGACGGCGTCTATGGCGACGTGTCGATCCCGTGGGACAGCGTCGACATGCAGGTCCTGATCAAGGGCGACGGCATGCCGACCTATCACATGGCAAACGTCATCGACGACCATCTGATGAAGATCACCCACGTCGCCCGCGGCGAAGAGTGGCTGGCATCGGTTCCGAAGCACATCCTGCTCTATCGCTATTTCGGCTGGGAACAGCCGGTGTTCATGCATCTCTCGCTGATGCGCAACGCCGACAAGTCGAAGCTGTCGAAGCGCAAGAACCCGACCTCGATCTCTTACTACTCCGCTCTCGGCTATATCCCGGAAGCGCTGATGAACTTCCTCGGCCTGTTCTTCGTGCAGATCGCCGAAGGCGAAGAGCTGCTGACGATGGACGAGCTCTCCGACAAGTTCGACCCGGAAAACCTCTCCAAGGCCGGCGCCATCTTCGATATCCAGAAGCTCGACTGGCTGAATGGCCGCTGGATCCGCGAGAAGCTGTCGGGAGACGAGTTCCAGGCCCGCGTGCTGACCTGGGCGATGGAAAACGATCGCCTGAAGGCAGGCCTGCGCCTGTCACAGTCGCGCATTTCAAAGCTCGGCGAACTGCCGGAACTCGCAGGCTTCCTGCTGAAGTCCGACCTCGGCCTCGACCCGTCGGCCTTCGCCAAGATCAAGTCGCCGCCGGAAGAGATCCTCGAGATCCTCAACACTGTGCAGCCGGACCTCGAAAAGATCCTCGAATGGAACGTCGAGACGATCGAAGCCGAACTGCGCGCCATCGCCGACCGCATGGGCAAGAAGCTGAAGGTCGTTGTGGCCCCGCTCTTCGTCGCCGTATCCGGCTCGTCGCGCTCGCTGCCGCTCTTCGATTCCATGGCGATCCTCGGCCGCTCGGTCGTGCGCCAGCGTCTGAAACTCGCCTCGCAGGCAGTCGCCTCTCTCGTCGGCCCGAAGAACTGA
- a CDS encoding SLC13 family permease: MMAVFIWDRFRYDLVACCALVLAVCVGIVPFEKAFSGFSDDIVIIVGSALVVSAGVARSGIVDSAIKRFFPNLNSLHTQLALLLIVVAVLSAFIKNIGALAIMIPVAFQFSRKTGKSPSLYLMPMSFAALLGGLMTQIGTSPNIVVSRLREEITGKSFTMFDFTPVGATLALVGIIFLIFFHWLVPERQNENPSLEEALDLKSYFSEATVVEGSGFDGKMLNEILKLGDGEVVATAILRGHSRLSPIPDLILKAGDTLLLEGGPEPLDRVVTNAKLKLAGKQIPADTQDGDITSIEAVVSPESTLIGWSARQLSLFNRRRVNLLAVSRQGHRLTERLSEVTLKGGDVLVLQGSRKNLPAFLQEFSCLPLAQRDILLGTQRRAYVPLIILAAAMGATAAGLAPVAVAFFCAALAMVVFRVIPLADVYKALDGPILIMLAALIPVSDSLRTTGGSELIAGWLGHFAAQMPPFGALALILITAMAVTPFLNNAATVLVMAPIAASFAQTLGYKPEAFLMAVAIGAGCDFLTPIGHQCNTLVFGPGGYRFSDYPRLGLPLSFIIILVSVPMLLYVWPVR, translated from the coding sequence ATGATGGCCGTCTTCATATGGGACCGCTTCCGTTATGATCTCGTCGCCTGCTGCGCGCTGGTGCTCGCCGTCTGCGTCGGCATCGTGCCCTTCGAAAAGGCCTTCTCCGGATTCAGCGACGATATCGTCATCATCGTCGGCAGCGCGCTTGTCGTCAGCGCGGGCGTCGCCCGCTCCGGCATCGTCGACAGCGCCATAAAGCGCTTCTTTCCGAACCTGAACTCGCTGCATACGCAGCTCGCCCTGCTGCTGATCGTCGTCGCCGTGCTCTCCGCATTCATCAAGAATATCGGCGCGCTGGCGATCATGATCCCCGTCGCCTTCCAGTTTTCGCGCAAGACAGGAAAGTCGCCCTCGCTCTATCTGATGCCGATGAGCTTCGCCGCCCTGCTCGGCGGGCTCATGACGCAGATCGGCACCTCGCCGAACATCGTCGTGTCGCGGCTGCGCGAAGAGATCACCGGCAAATCCTTCACGATGTTCGACTTCACGCCGGTTGGCGCCACGCTGGCGCTGGTCGGCATTATCTTCCTGATTTTCTTTCACTGGCTGGTGCCAGAGCGGCAGAACGAAAATCCGTCGCTTGAAGAAGCGCTCGATCTCAAGAGCTATTTCTCGGAGGCGACGGTCGTCGAGGGCTCCGGCTTCGACGGCAAGATGTTGAACGAGATCCTGAAACTCGGCGATGGCGAAGTGGTCGCGACCGCAATCCTGCGCGGCCACTCGCGCCTGTCGCCGATCCCGGACCTTATCCTGAAAGCGGGCGACACCCTGCTTCTCGAAGGCGGTCCGGAACCGCTCGATCGCGTCGTGACCAATGCCAAGCTGAAGCTCGCCGGCAAGCAGATTCCCGCGGATACGCAGGATGGCGACATCACCTCGATCGAGGCCGTGGTCTCGCCGGAATCGACGCTGATCGGCTGGTCGGCGCGGCAGCTGTCGCTCTTCAACCGCCGCCGCGTCAATCTGCTCGCCGTGAGCCGCCAGGGCCATCGCCTGACGGAACGTCTGAGTGAAGTCACGCTGAAGGGCGGCGATGTGCTCGTGCTCCAGGGCAGCCGCAAAAACCTGCCGGCCTTCCTGCAGGAATTCTCCTGCCTGCCGCTGGCGCAGCGCGACATCCTGCTCGGCACCCAGCGCCGCGCCTATGTGCCGCTGATCATCCTCGCCGCCGCCATGGGCGCGACCGCCGCGGGTCTGGCGCCTGTGGCCGTCGCCTTCTTCTGTGCCGCGCTCGCCATGGTCGTCTTCCGCGTCATCCCGCTTGCCGATGTCTACAAGGCGCTGGATGGCCCGATCCTGATCATGCTCGCCGCCCTCATTCCCGTATCGGATTCGCTCAGGACAACGGGCGGCAGCGAGCTTATCGCCGGCTGGCTCGGCCATTTCGCAGCGCAGATGCCACCCTTTGGCGCCCTGGCGCTGATCCTGATCACCGCAATGGCGGTGACGCCGTTCCTCAACAATGCCGCGACAGTCCTCGTCATGGCGCCGATCGCCGCAAGCTTTGCACAGACGCTCGGCTACAAGCCGGAAGCCTTCCTGATGGCGGTAGCAATTGGCGCCGGCTGCGATTTCCTCACCCCGATCGGGCACCAGTGCAACACGCTGGTCTTCGGCCCCGGCGGCTATCGCTTCAGCGATTACCCGCGCCTTGGCCTGCCGCTGTCCTTCATCATCATTCTCGTCAGCGTGCCGATGCTGCTCTACGTCTGGCCGGTGCGATGA
- a CDS encoding glutathione peroxidase codes for MTEILDIPVKLADGRETSLNEHRGKVMLVVNVASKCGLTAQYEGLEKLYEDKRERGFVIAAFPANNFKGQEPGTDAEIVEFCQLTYDVKFPIYSKISVKGDDKHPLYRQLTAAAVPTTGEGPMRDRLRDRGLADDDGKEILWNFEKFLIGRDGKIIARFAPDVTAEDQRLVTAIDKELSKA; via the coding sequence ATGACCGAGATCCTCGACATCCCCGTGAAGCTCGCCGATGGCCGCGAGACAAGCCTCAACGAACATCGCGGCAAGGTGATGCTCGTCGTCAACGTTGCCTCCAAATGCGGGCTGACGGCGCAGTATGAAGGTCTCGAAAAACTGTACGAGGACAAGCGCGAGCGCGGCTTCGTCATTGCCGCCTTCCCGGCCAACAACTTCAAGGGTCAGGAGCCGGGGACGGATGCCGAGATCGTCGAGTTCTGCCAGCTGACCTATGACGTGAAATTCCCGATCTATTCGAAAATCTCGGTCAAGGGCGACGACAAGCATCCGCTCTATCGCCAGCTGACGGCTGCAGCGGTGCCGACGACCGGCGAGGGGCCGATGCGTGACCGGCTGCGCGATCGTGGTCTGGCCGATGACGACGGCAAGGAAATCCTCTGGAACTTCGAGAAATTCCTTATCGGCCGCGACGGTAAGATCATCGCGCGTTTTGCGCCTGACGTGACCGCCGAGGATCAGCGGCTGGTGACGGCGATCGACAAGGAATTGTCGAAGGCCTGA
- a CDS encoding AraC family transcriptional regulator has translation MTSPPLALYRSPPSVNRPALSVTGFGRQRIAVHVRQRRLPCHAVVLVETGRGTLETEAAGKLTIDGPALFWLTPGSLHSYGPAEGESWEEQWALFEGPFASSLVRQRLISETAPHVALSNLREMQQLFAALRADFTDGSALALSSAAATLHRIVVQSARQADAATDTVAGAKIDAAVSALAERAFREIDMQQLAAEFDMSPATFRRRFMAATGLSPKAFQLRLRIDHAKQLLTTSDLPIETIAREIGIDDAFYFSRLFQNREGLAPSAFRSRYRRQ, from the coding sequence ATGACTTCGCCGCCGCTCGCGCTCTACCGGTCGCCGCCATCGGTCAACCGGCCCGCCCTGTCGGTGACCGGCTTCGGACGGCAGCGGATCGCGGTGCATGTCCGGCAGCGCCGGCTGCCATGCCATGCGGTGGTGCTGGTCGAAACGGGACGCGGTACGCTGGAAACTGAAGCGGCAGGCAAGCTTACGATCGATGGACCGGCGCTCTTCTGGCTGACGCCGGGCAGCCTGCATTCCTACGGGCCCGCCGAGGGTGAAAGCTGGGAGGAGCAATGGGCGCTGTTCGAGGGCCCTTTCGCCTCGAGCCTCGTCCGGCAGCGCCTGATCTCGGAGACCGCACCGCATGTGGCGCTGAGCAATCTGCGCGAGATGCAGCAGCTCTTTGCCGCGCTCCGCGCCGATTTTACCGATGGCAGTGCGTTGGCATTGAGCTCGGCCGCCGCCACGCTTCACCGCATCGTCGTCCAGTCAGCGAGGCAGGCGGATGCTGCCACTGATACGGTGGCTGGCGCGAAAATCGACGCAGCTGTCTCCGCCCTTGCCGAGCGCGCCTTCAGGGAAATCGACATGCAGCAGCTCGCCGCCGAATTCGACATGTCGCCGGCGACCTTCCGCCGCCGCTTCATGGCCGCAACCGGTCTCTCGCCGAAAGCATTCCAGCTACGGCTGCGGATCGATCATGCCAAGCAATTGCTGACCACCTCCGATCTCCCGATCGAAACGATCGCACGGGAGATCGGCATCGATGATGCCTTCTATTTCTCGCGGCTCTTCCAGAACCGCGAGGGCCTGGCGCCGAGCGCCTTCCGCAGCCGTTACCGCAGGCAGTGA
- a CDS encoding phytanoyl-CoA dioxygenase family protein — MSSLVVKMATEMPVLRAGGKVLSTAENRLGHLVPTDPTIGIAAIRERYEEHGYVWLKRFLDPDAVNAFRGWVFGHLAGAGLIEPGSDPRLGLAAAGGGDPQQANRILMSLVRSVAYEGFCAQPRLAAFMDEFLCGISYLHKRKIMRHTMPGSATATPAHYDLVYLHGGTNRIVTAWIPLGDVPVEMGGLVYLEGSHAIGRKMESEFAAQGAGLSAEERISAYNRNMTEGGWVSKDLPDMAERFDTRWLIAGYEAGDVMLHSPYMIHASTANESTGWLIRLSTDIRYQNVDDEIDARWANHWSLGDML; from the coding sequence ATGTCAAGTTTGGTTGTGAAGATGGCGACTGAAATGCCGGTGCTGAGGGCAGGTGGCAAGGTGCTCTCGACAGCGGAGAACCGGCTTGGCCATCTCGTTCCCACCGATCCGACGATCGGCATCGCGGCGATCCGGGAGCGCTATGAGGAGCATGGCTATGTCTGGCTGAAGCGGTTTCTCGATCCCGATGCCGTGAATGCTTTTCGCGGCTGGGTGTTCGGGCATCTGGCGGGCGCAGGGCTGATCGAGCCGGGATCGGATCCGCGTCTTGGTCTGGCCGCCGCTGGAGGAGGGGACCCGCAGCAGGCCAACCGCATCCTCATGTCGCTGGTTCGATCCGTTGCCTATGAAGGCTTCTGTGCCCAGCCGCGGCTCGCGGCCTTTATGGACGAGTTCCTGTGCGGCATCTCCTATCTGCACAAGCGTAAGATCATGCGCCATACGATGCCGGGTAGCGCCACGGCGACGCCGGCGCATTACGATCTCGTCTATCTGCACGGTGGGACCAACCGGATCGTCACGGCATGGATCCCGCTAGGCGATGTGCCGGTCGAGATGGGCGGGCTCGTCTATCTCGAGGGATCGCATGCGATTGGCAGAAAGATGGAGAGTGAGTTCGCGGCGCAAGGCGCCGGGCTTTCCGCTGAAGAGCGGATCAGCGCCTATAACCGCAACATGACCGAGGGCGGCTGGGTTTCGAAAGATCTGCCCGATATGGCCGAGCGCTTCGATACCCGCTGGCTGATCGCCGGCTACGAGGCCGGCGATGTGATGCTGCACAGTCCCTACATGATCCACGCCTCGACGGCAAACGAGAGCACCGGGTGGCTGATCCGTCTGTCGACCGATATCCGCTACCAGAATGTCGATGACGAGATCGATGCGCGCTGGGCCAATCACTGGAGCCTGGGAGACATGCTGTAG
- a CDS encoding TerC family protein: MQDIMMLVQDPAAWVALVTLVVMEVVLGIDNLIFISILTNKLPPEHREKARKVGIGLALIMRLALLGTVAWIVKLTAPVFELFGHGFSWKDMILIAGGLFLLWKATKEIHHNVDPADHNEDFIANSATTTFGSAIVQILILDLVFSVDSIITAVGMTPHLPIMVIAVLAAVTVMLVAATPLANFIEKNPTIVMLALAFLMMIGTTLIAEGMGFHVPKGYVYAAMAFSALVEVLNMFARNARKRKRGESH; this comes from the coding sequence ATGCAAGATATCATGATGCTGGTTCAGGACCCGGCTGCCTGGGTGGCGCTGGTGACCCTGGTCGTCATGGAAGTCGTTCTTGGTATCGACAACCTTATCTTCATCTCCATCCTCACCAACAAGCTGCCGCCCGAGCACCGTGAAAAGGCCCGCAAGGTCGGTATCGGCCTGGCGCTGATCATGCGCCTCGCCCTGCTCGGCACCGTCGCCTGGATCGTCAAGCTCACGGCTCCGGTCTTCGAACTCTTCGGCCACGGCTTCTCGTGGAAGGACATGATCCTGATTGCCGGCGGTCTCTTCCTGCTCTGGAAGGCGACGAAGGAAATCCATCACAATGTCGATCCGGCCGATCACAACGAGGACTTCATCGCCAATTCGGCGACGACGACCTTCGGCTCGGCGATCGTGCAGATCCTGATCCTCGACCTGGTCTTCTCGGTCGACAGCATCATCACCGCCGTCGGCATGACCCCGCATCTGCCGATCATGGTCATCGCCGTTCTGGCCGCCGTGACCGTCATGCTGGTCGCCGCGACGCCGCTCGCGAACTTCATCGAGAAGAACCCGACCATCGTCATGCTGGCGCTCGCCTTCCTGATGATGATCGGCACGACGCTGATCGCCGAGGGCATGGGCTTCCATGTTCCCAAGGGCTACGTCTACGCCGCCATGGCCTTCTCGGCGCTCGTCGAGGTGTTGAACATGTTCGCGAGAAACGCCCGAAAACGAAAAAGAGGCGAGAGCCACTAG
- a CDS encoding TetR/AcrR family transcriptional regulator, producing the protein MTEVSKVSAAETPVATGRWAAGEDPAKRTQILEGAKSVFMKMGFDAASMNDVTREAGVSKGTLYVYFANKEELFTAMIETERAAFVAALRVALEHHDNVEEGLHDFGLSFISHITSEKVISAMRTVLGVRDRMPELCQRFFNGPENLRTVLHSYLTRYVNSGKLEIADVDLAAGQFLDLASGSFFKFRLFGSMPEPPSEAERKRVIDGAIRVFMAAYGAKHNEPA; encoded by the coding sequence ATGACCGAAGTGTCCAAGGTTTCAGCCGCCGAAACGCCCGTGGCCACCGGCCGCTGGGCAGCCGGAGAAGACCCGGCCAAGCGCACCCAAATCCTCGAGGGCGCCAAGAGCGTCTTCATGAAGATGGGTTTCGACGCAGCGAGCATGAACGACGTGACCCGCGAAGCCGGCGTCTCGAAGGGCACCCTCTATGTCTACTTCGCCAATAAGGAAGAGCTCTTCACCGCGATGATCGAGACCGAGCGCGCCGCCTTCGTGGCCGCACTGCGCGTCGCTCTCGAACATCATGACAATGTCGAGGAAGGCCTGCACGATTTTGGCCTGAGCTTCATCTCGCATATCACAAGCGAAAAGGTGATCAGCGCCATGCGCACCGTTCTTGGCGTGCGCGACCGCATGCCGGAGCTCTGTCAGCGCTTCTTCAACGGACCGGAGAACCTGCGCACGGTGCTGCACTCGTATCTGACGCGCTACGTGAATTCAGGCAAGCTCGAGATCGCTGACGTCGATCTGGCAGCCGGGCAGTTCCTCGATCTCGCCAGCGGCAGCTTCTTCAAGTTCCGCCTCTTCGGCAGCATGCCGGAGCCGCCGTCCGAGGCGGAGAGAAAGCGCGTCATCGACGGCGCCATCCGCGTCTTCATGGCTGCCTATGGCGCCAAGCACAACGAGCCCGCCTGA
- a CDS encoding HlyD family secretion protein gives MSSQKTNVARIVSDSAEAEAAQPETAASADTPTAEARSAPQQAPAPEVKVAEQPPVKKKRSRVLPIVALAILAGGGWYGYEWWTNGRFMVSTDDAYIEGDIATISPKVTGYVAKVNVVANQLVKAGDVLATLDNGDYQNALDQAEAQIATEKLSLSRIDAQVDGAKAALAQAQAQKVSLDAAVRGAEITQKRQSDLQAKSVGTAADLDTANIALDQAKANLVGGDANIKSAEANITILEAQRKEAEGSVRTLELQRDKAARDLSFTILKAPYDGVVGNRSVQEGDLVSPGQRLMALVPTRQLYIDANFKETQIQHLVPGSKVNVHVDAYDDHAIVGTVESISPASGSVFSLLPPENATGNFTKIIQRVPVRIALPQDALDTGRLRAGLSVVVDVDTRTAPDAQQAK, from the coding sequence ATGTCCAGTCAGAAAACCAATGTTGCGCGCATCGTAAGCGATTCCGCTGAAGCCGAAGCGGCTCAGCCGGAAACTGCAGCCTCCGCGGATACCCCCACCGCGGAGGCTCGCAGTGCTCCCCAGCAGGCGCCGGCACCCGAGGTAAAGGTTGCCGAGCAGCCGCCGGTGAAAAAGAAGCGCAGCCGCGTTCTGCCAATCGTCGCCCTCGCCATCCTCGCCGGTGGCGGCTGGTACGGCTATGAATGGTGGACGAATGGCCGCTTCATGGTCTCGACCGATGATGCCTATATCGAAGGCGATATCGCGACGATCTCGCCGAAGGTCACCGGTTACGTTGCCAAGGTTAACGTCGTTGCCAACCAGCTGGTCAAAGCCGGCGACGTTCTCGCAACGCTCGATAACGGCGACTATCAGAACGCTCTCGATCAGGCCGAAGCGCAGATCGCCACCGAAAAGCTGTCGCTGAGCCGCATCGATGCTCAGGTCGATGGCGCCAAGGCGGCTCTCGCCCAGGCACAGGCCCAGAAGGTGTCGCTCGATGCCGCCGTCCGCGGCGCCGAGATCACCCAGAAGCGCCAGAGCGACCTGCAGGCAAAGTCGGTCGGCACCGCTGCCGATCTTGACACCGCCAACATCGCGCTCGATCAGGCCAAGGCAAACCTCGTTGGCGGCGACGCCAACATCAAGTCGGCCGAAGCCAACATCACGATCCTGGAAGCACAGCGCAAGGAAGCCGAAGGTTCGGTCCGTACGCTTGAGCTGCAGCGCGACAAGGCAGCCCGCGACCTGTCCTTCACGATCCTGAAGGCACCGTATGATGGTGTCGTCGGCAATCGCTCGGTTCAGGAAGGCGACCTCGTATCGCCCGGCCAGCGTCTGATGGCGCTCGTCCCGACCCGCCAGCTCTATATCGACGCGAACTTCAAGGAAACGCAGATCCAGCATCTGGTTCCGGGTTCGAAGGTCAATGTCCATGTCGATGCTTATGACGATCACGCGATCGTCGGCACCGTCGAGTCGATCTCGCCGGCCTCCGGCTCGGTCTTCTCGCTGCTGCCGCCTGAGAATGCGACGGGCAACTTTACCAAGATCATCCAGCGCGTGCCGGTTCGCATCGCGCTCCCGCAGGATGCGCTTGATACCGGCCGTTTGCGTGCAGGCCTGAGCGTCGTCGTCGATGTCGACACGCGCACGGCGCCGGACGCACAGCAGGCAAAGTAA
- a CDS encoding DHA2 family efflux MFS transporter permease subunit, translated as MAATTTAGTVPGVGAEERMDPRKLIAFFAMVLGMFMSILDIQIVSASLAEIQAGLSAGSDEIGWVQTSYLIAEVIMIPLSGTLARIVSTRYLFAFSAAGFTLSSVLCATATNIDQMIVYRAIQGFIGGGMIPSVFAAAFTIFPPSKRSVVSPIIGLIATLAPTIGPTVGGYLSHAFSWHWLFLVNVIPGIIVATVTWNFIDFDKPELSLLKKFDWWGLISMGVFLGALEYVLEEGNSNDWFNDNYIVIGAIASAIGCVVFFYRAFTVEFPVVDLRAFSNRNFAFGSVFSFVMGIGLYGLTYIYPVYLGRIRGYDSLMIGETMFVSGLAMFFTAPLAGRLSTKMDLRLMMVIGFVSFAAGTYIMTGLTDDWDFYELLIPQLFRGFGLMMCMVPINNIALGTMPPARMRGASGLFNLTRNLGGAVGLAIINTVLTNRQDVHYERLRENMDWGHPAAIDQLNNLTANFNSYGMDGASVAIKQMVGMATKQAVILSFSDIFLMLTVLFMVMVLGVAMIAKPAPQGGGGGGGGH; from the coding sequence ATGGCCGCGACCACCACTGCAGGAACCGTTCCCGGCGTAGGAGCCGAGGAACGGATGGACCCGCGCAAGCTCATCGCATTCTTTGCGATGGTGCTCGGGATGTTCATGTCGATCCTCGACATTCAGATCGTCTCGGCCTCGCTCGCTGAAATCCAGGCCGGCCTCTCCGCCGGCTCGGATGAAATCGGCTGGGTCCAGACCTCCTACCTGATCGCGGAAGTCATCATGATTCCGCTGTCGGGTACGCTTGCCCGCATCGTCTCGACGCGCTACCTCTTCGCCTTCTCGGCGGCGGGTTTCACGCTGTCGAGCGTGCTTTGCGCCACCGCGACGAATATCGACCAGATGATCGTCTACCGCGCCATCCAGGGCTTCATCGGCGGCGGCATGATCCCGTCGGTCTTTGCGGCCGCCTTCACGATCTTCCCGCCCTCCAAGCGCAGCGTCGTTTCGCCGATCATCGGCCTGATCGCTACGCTGGCGCCGACGATCGGCCCGACCGTCGGCGGCTATCTCAGCCACGCCTTCTCCTGGCACTGGCTGTTCCTGGTCAACGTCATCCCCGGCATCATCGTCGCGACCGTTACCTGGAACTTCATCGACTTCGACAAGCCGGAACTGTCGCTTCTCAAGAAGTTCGACTGGTGGGGCCTGATCTCGATGGGCGTGTTTCTGGGCGCGCTGGAATATGTGCTCGAGGAAGGCAATTCGAACGACTGGTTCAACGACAACTATATCGTCATCGGTGCGATCGCATCGGCGATCGGCTGCGTGGTCTTCTTCTACCGTGCCTTTACCGTCGAATTCCCGGTGGTGGATCTGCGCGCCTTCTCGAACAGGAACTTCGCCTTCGGATCGGTGTTCTCCTTCGTCATGGGCATCGGCCTCTACGGCCTGACCTATATCTACCCGGTCTATCTCGGACGCATCCGCGGCTATGACTCGCTGATGATAGGCGAGACGATGTTCGTCTCCGGTCTTGCGATGTTCTTCACCGCGCCGCTCGCCGGACGTCTGTCGACGAAGATGGACCTCAGATTGATGATGGTCATCGGCTTCGTCAGCTTCGCGGCCGGTACCTATATCATGACCGGACTGACGGATGACTGGGACTTCTACGAACTGCTGATCCCGCAGCTGTTCCGCGGTTTCGGCCTGATGATGTGCATGGTGCCGATCAACAATATCGCGCTCGGCACGATGCCGCCGGCCCGTATGCGCGGCGCCTCCGGTCTCTTCAACCTGACCAGAAACCTCGGCGGCGCCGTCGGTCTCGCGATCATCAACACGGTTCTGACCAACCGCCAGGACGTGCATTACGAGCGTCTGCGCGAAAATATGGACTGGGGCCATCCAGCCGCGATCGACCAATTGAACAACCTGACCGCCAACTTCAATTCCTACGGGATGGACGGCGCGTCGGTGGCGATCAAGCAGATGGTCGGCATGGCAACCAAGCAGGCAGTCATCCTGTCCTTCAGCGATATCTTCCTGATGCTGACCGTGCTGTTCATGGTCATGGTTCTCGGTGTTGCGATGATTGCCAAGCCTGCGCCGCAAGGCGGCGGAGGCGGTGGCGGCGGCCACTGA
- a CDS encoding alpha/beta hydrolase, whose product MLQSSARAIAWLCIVLPLFASASARAVAEEERIDIGGYKLNSVFIPASGKARLPPIVFIHGASANLYDPMLSFRERLEGKADLLFVDRPGHGRSDRGGPENAFPDGQADAIAALMKKRGIRRAIIVSHSFGGAVAAAFALDHPDMVAGLVFLSPAVYPWPGGIAWYYDAATAPLTGPLFSALVVPPVGLAMVDGATRSVFAPNRRPPGYISKARTLLALRPAEFHNNATDVANLLEWTKKASPRYRQIKAPTIIITGDTDSVVSPKIHSVHLAKDIRGARLIVVRNLGHKSDYVASDLAVGAIETLAGEHPNLRGIAQAIEARIAGDGKK is encoded by the coding sequence ATGCTTCAGTCTTCCGCCAGGGCAATCGCCTGGCTCTGCATCGTCCTGCCCCTCTTTGCATCCGCATCCGCGCGGGCGGTCGCCGAGGAGGAGAGGATAGACATCGGCGGCTACAAGCTGAACAGCGTCTTCATCCCGGCCTCCGGCAAGGCAAGGCTGCCGCCGATCGTCTTCATCCACGGCGCCAGCGCCAATCTCTATGACCCGATGCTGTCGTTCCGGGAGAGGCTGGAAGGCAAGGCCGATCTGCTGTTCGTCGATCGTCCGGGCCACGGCCGCTCCGACCGCGGCGGTCCCGAGAACGCTTTCCCGGACGGGCAGGCCGACGCGATTGCAGCGCTGATGAAGAAGCGCGGCATCCGCCGGGCGATCATCGTCAGCCATTCCTTCGGCGGTGCGGTTGCGGCCGCCTTTGCGCTTGATCATCCCGATATGGTCGCCGGTCTGGTGTTCCTGTCGCCGGCCGTCTATCCGTGGCCGGGCGGCATTGCCTGGTACTATGACGCCGCGACGGCGCCGCTGACCGGCCCGCTCTTCAGCGCGCTGGTCGTGCCGCCCGTCGGCCTTGCGATGGTGGATGGTGCGACACGCAGTGTGTTTGCGCCGAACCGGCGGCCGCCTGGTTATATCTCGAAGGCGCGGACGCTTCTCGCCCTGCGCCCGGCCGAGTTTCACAACAACGCTACCGATGTCGCCAATTTGCTCGAATGGACGAAGAAAGCCTCGCCGCGCTACCGGCAGATCAAGGCGCCGACGATCATCATCACCGGCGATACCGATAGCGTCGTTTCGCCGAAGATTCACTCGGTGCATCTCGCAAAGGATATCCGAGGGGCGCGGCTGATCGTCGTCCGAAACCTCGGTCACAAGTCGGATTACGTCGCAAGCGACCTTGCCGTCGGCGCCATCGAAACGCTGGCTGGAGAGCACCCCAATCTGCGAGGGATCGCGCAGGCGATCGAAGCGCGTATTGCCGGTGACGGCAAGAAATAA